Proteins encoded in a region of the Labrus mixtus chromosome 19, fLabMix1.1, whole genome shotgun sequence genome:
- the eci2 gene encoding enoyl-CoA delta isomerase 2, mitochondrial isoform X1 — protein MAGLALKLSAPWRFVKLRSLARFSSIPSLKFHTTASPLMSATVEQFEQAKGRLSTLKNDPGNEVKLQIYALFKQATQGPCNTPKPGMLDFVNKVKWDAWKSLGSISQEDARQKYCDLVGSLVTAEGGSSAQVAAQPAASGSTYETLLVTTEDKITTIKLNRPAKKNAITSGMYDEIVAALAQAAKDDSVITVITGAGDYYSSGNDLSNFTKIPEEGVEQLAKSSAELLRRYVSAYIDFPKPLVAVVNGPAVGISVTVLGLFDLVYASERATFHTPFSQLGQSAEGCSSYTFPKIMGHAKATEMLLFNKKLTAAQASELGLVTEVFPESSFQSEVWTRLKSYAKLPPKSLTYSKQLIRSTDKERLHAVNDAEVERLTERWLSDECMNAIMTFFQAKAKL, from the exons GTGCAACAGTAGAGCAGTTTGAGCAAGCCAAAGGCAGACTGTCGACACTGAAGAACGACCCGGGGAACGAAGTCAAACTGCAGATCTACGCCCTCTTCAAACAG GCCACTCAGGGTCCCTGCAACACCCCCAAACCAGGCATGCTGGACTTCGTCAACAAGGTCAAATGGGACGCGTGGAAATCCCTGGGCTCCATATCGCAG GAGGATGCCAGGCAGAAGTACTGCGACCTGGTTGGCTCTCTGGTCACTGCAGAAGGTGGAAGCTCCGCCCAGGTGGCCGCACAGCCTGCTGCGAGCGGGTCAACGTACGAGACGCTGCTGGTCACCACGGAGGATAAGATCACCACCATCAAACTGAACCGACCGGCCAAGAAAAACGCCATCACCTCCGGG ATGTACGATGAGATTGTTGCAGCTCTGGCGCAGGCAGCTAAAGACGACTCGGTCATCACCGTTATaactg GTGCTGGTGATTACTACAGCAGCGGAAACGATCTGAGTAACTTCACTAAGATCCCCGAGGAGGGGGTGGAGCAGCTGGCCAAAAGTTCAGCAGAGCTGCTCAG GAGGTACGTGAGTGCCTACATCGACTTCCCGAAGCCGCTGGTCGCCGTGGTGAACGGACCGGCTGTAGGAATCTCAGTCACGGTGTTGGGACTGTTTGACCTGGTCTACGCGTCAGAgagg gCCACCTTCCACACTCCGTTCAGTCAGCTGGGTCAGAGCGCTGAGGGCTGCTCGTCCTACACCTTCCCCAAGATCATGGGCCACGCAaag GCCACTGAGATGCTGCTGTTCAACAAGAAGCTGACGGCGGCTCAGGCGTCTGAGCTCGGTCTGGTCACCGAGGTTTTCCCTGAAAGCAGCTTCCAGTCTGAGGTTTGGACCCGACTGAAGAGCTACGCCAAGCTGCCTCCCAag tCCCTCACCTACTCCAAACAGCTGATCCGGTCGACAGATAAAGAGCGTCTGCACGCGGTGAACGATGCAGAGGTGGAGCGTCTTACGGAGCGCTGGCTCTCAGATGAGTGTATGAACGCCATCATGACCTTCTTCCAGGCCAAGGCCAAGCTCTGA